The Ignavibacteriales bacterium genome has a window encoding:
- the eno gene encoding phosphopyruvate hydratase, protein MTTIVDIIAREILDSRGNPTVEVEVELESGFVGRASVPSGASTGEHEAVELRDGDKSRYMGKGVLKAVENVNEKIADELIDWDALDQVRIDNFLCELDGTPNKSVFGANAILGVSMAVAKAAAACLGLPLYRYLGGTNARTLPVPMMNILNGGSHADNNVDVQEFMIMPVGAPNFAEALRMGTETFHALKSVLAKKGYNTSVGDEGGFAPNLKSNEEAIEVILQAIEKAGYKAGTDICLALDPAASEMYNADKKLYQFFKSDKSEKTAAEMVEFWAKWVKQYPIISIEDGLAEDDWDGWQLLTDTLGGKIQIMGDDLFVTNTERLAMGIEKGIANSILIKVNQIGTLTETFNAIEMAKTNGYTSVISHRSGETEDSTIADIAVATNAGQIKTGSASRTDRIAKYNQLLRIEEELDDSALFLGIDAVNCVIE, encoded by the coding sequence ATGACGACTATTGTTGATATAATCGCAAGAGAAATACTAGATTCGAGAGGAAATCCAACAGTTGAAGTTGAAGTTGAATTGGAAAGTGGATTTGTGGGAAGAGCCTCTGTTCCCAGTGGTGCTTCAACTGGTGAACACGAAGCAGTTGAATTAAGAGACGGTGATAAATCCAGATACATGGGTAAAGGTGTATTGAAGGCAGTTGAAAATGTAAATGAAAAAATTGCTGACGAACTGATTGACTGGGACGCTTTGGATCAGGTAAGAATTGATAATTTTCTTTGCGAATTAGATGGTACTCCAAACAAATCAGTGTTTGGTGCTAACGCAATTCTTGGTGTGTCTATGGCAGTTGCTAAAGCTGCTGCGGCATGCCTTGGATTACCTTTATACCGTTATTTAGGTGGAACAAATGCAAGAACTTTACCAGTACCAATGATGAACATTCTTAATGGTGGAAGTCATGCCGATAATAATGTTGATGTTCAGGAATTTATGATTATGCCTGTTGGCGCACCAAATTTTGCCGAAGCTTTAAGAATGGGAACAGAAACATTCCATGCTCTTAAATCAGTTTTAGCAAAGAAAGGTTATAATACTTCTGTGGGTGATGAAGGCGGTTTTGCACCAAATCTAAAATCAAATGAAGAAGCTATAGAAGTAATACTTCAGGCAATTGAAAAAGCTGGTTACAAAGCTGGAACGGATATTTGTCTTGCTCTTGATCCTGCTGCAAGTGAAATGTACAACGCTGATAAAAAATTATATCAATTTTTCAAATCAGATAAATCAGAAAAAACCGCGGCAGAGATGGTTGAATTTTGGGCAAAATGGGTTAAGCAATATCCAATAATTTCTATAGAAGATGGTTTAGCAGAAGATGATTGGGATGGATGGCAACTACTTACTGATACGCTGGGAGGTAAAATCCAAATTATGGGTGATGATTTATTTGTTACCAATACAGAACGCCTGGCAATGGGAATTGAAAAAGGAATAGCTAATTCAATTCTTATTAAAGTTAATCAGATTGGAACATTGACTGAAACCTTCAATGCAATTGAAATGGCAAAGACAAATGGATATACTTCTGTTATAAGCCATCGTTCTGGTGAAACTGAAGATTCTACAATTGCAGATATTGCTGTTGCAACAAATGCCGGACAAATAAAGACTGGTTCTGCAAGCCGAACAGATCGTATTGCAAAATACAATCAACTACTCAGGATTGAAGAAGAGCTTGATGATTCAGCCTTATTCCTTGGCATTGATGCGGTAAATTGTGTAATTGAATAA
- the glnA gene encoding type I glutamate--ammonia ligase, protein MLQNSIQRCNEIIKKKKIEMIDLKCIDLSGRLHHISLPVFPNILTKLLNEGVGFDGSSYGFRKVENSDMILVPDLETAVLDPFRDAPTLSFYSHILLTDEKRTPFSQDGRYLAKRAEILLKEITGVDKSWWGPEFEFYIFSKVEYDTRTAASYYRVEHAEEFYKKAYHAANPFDVYDDFRDEACKYFQKYGIKVKYHHHETGERGQQEIETYFHNLLATGDNIVTGKYILFNLARLKNLFVTFMPKPMYQQAGNGMHLHLFLTKNGKNAFYKKGEYGNVNELGRFFIGGMLKHGPALSAFTNPSTNSFKRLVPGYEAPVALTYGTGNRASAIRIPGYVTNPQETRFEYRPSDATANPYLCLVAMLLAGIDGVVNKIDPVKEGYGPFDKNIVDENIKEHIHFLPRNLNEALDALAVDNDFLRRGNLFNDELLDQWVKLKEEEIKSIGTMPHPFEYKMYFNL, encoded by the coding sequence ATGCTGCAGAATTCAATTCAACGTTGTAATGAAATAATTAAAAAGAAAAAGATTGAGATGATTGATTTGAAATGCATCGATCTATCCGGACGCCTGCATCACATTTCTTTACCGGTATTCCCAAATATTTTAACAAAACTTTTAAATGAAGGTGTTGGTTTTGATGGTTCAAGTTATGGATTTAGAAAAGTTGAAAACAGCGATATGATTCTTGTACCCGATTTGGAAACCGCCGTTCTTGATCCTTTTAGAGATGCCCCTACTTTAAGTTTTTATTCTCACATTTTACTTACGGATGAAAAGCGAACTCCTTTTTCCCAGGATGGAAGGTATTTAGCAAAGCGTGCAGAAATTCTTTTAAAAGAAATTACGGGTGTGGATAAATCCTGGTGGGGACCTGAATTTGAATTTTATATCTTTTCGAAAGTTGAGTATGATACACGAACAGCAGCCTCTTACTACCGCGTTGAACATGCTGAAGAGTTTTATAAAAAAGCTTACCACGCTGCAAATCCTTTTGATGTTTATGACGACTTTAGAGATGAAGCATGCAAGTATTTTCAGAAGTACGGAATTAAAGTAAAATACCATCACCACGAAACCGGTGAAAGAGGACAGCAGGAAATTGAAACTTACTTTCATAATTTGCTTGCTACAGGAGACAATATTGTTACGGGAAAGTATATTCTTTTTAATCTTGCCCGACTTAAAAATTTATTTGTAACCTTTATGCCCAAACCGATGTATCAACAAGCTGGTAATGGAATGCATCTTCATTTGTTTTTAACAAAGAATGGCAAAAATGCTTTTTACAAAAAAGGGGAATACGGTAATGTTAATGAACTTGGCAGATTCTTTATCGGTGGAATGTTGAAACACGGACCTGCACTCTCTGCATTTACTAATCCAAGTACTAACTCCTTTAAAAGATTAGTTCCAGGTTATGAAGCACCGGTTGCTTTAACTTATGGAACAGGGAACAGAGCTTCGGCAATTCGTATTCCGGGCTATGTTACCAATCCGCAGGAAACACGATTTGAATATCGTCCTTCAGATGCAACCGCTAATCCATATTTATGTTTGGTTGCAATGCTTCTTGCTGGAATTGATGGAGTTGTAAATAAAATTGATCCGGTTAAAGAAGGCTATGGTCCATTTGATAAAAATATTGTTGATGAAAATATAAAAGAGCACATTCATTTTTTACCAAGGAATTTGAATGAAGCCTTAGATGCTCTTGCAGTAGATAATGACTTTTTACGCAGAGGGAATTTATTTAATGATGAGCTCCTGGATCAATGGGTTAAGTTGAAGGAAGAAGAAATTAAATCTATTGGAACCATGCCTCAT